A single window of Pyrus communis chromosome 10, drPyrComm1.1, whole genome shotgun sequence DNA harbors:
- the LOC137748369 gene encoding transcription termination factor MTERF6, chloroplastic/mitochondrial-like, with the protein MIQLYNLKTLRLVNSIFSCAFASKPKRFVLADLKPSKLCLPNQLLCRPITSEISETHQDFKVNYLINTCGLSPEGAISVSKRVKLESPKKAESVLALFRNHGLSQTQISRVVRSRPKILSADPEKTLLPKLEFFSSLGVSKVDLAKTLAYNPHLLVISLANRILPTYDFLRSILSEKNVIALFKRYSRIFMESQFKNVIPNIELLRESGMSPRGISLVLTYCTPVLMVRPEQLGQLVAEVKEMGFNLEKTTSVNALRALCGKNKLVWNRSREALKRWGWSDDDILSAVKKNPQCMIVSEQKLMQAMDLLVNKMGWSSEMIAKYPVVLSLSLERRLIPRCSVVKVLLLKGLMNDNLNLGSVLKPTDKQFLEMFVNRYIGKVPRLLSVYQGKVDIQDA; encoded by the coding sequence ATGATTCAACTCTACAATTTGAAGACCCTCCGATTGGTTAATTCTAtattttcttgtgcatttgcATCCAAACCTAAAAGATTTGTTCTTGCTGATCTAAAACCCTCGAAACTTTGTCTTCCAAATCAGTTGCTTTGCAGACCCATCACCTCAGAAATCTCAGAAACCCACCAGGATTTCAAAGTCAATTACCTCATAAACACATGTGGGTTGTCCCCAGAAGGTGCAATTTCAGTATCCAAAAGGGTGAAGCTGGAATCTCCAAAAAAGGCAGAATCTGTTTTGGCCCTTTTCAGAAACCATGGATTGTCTCAAACCCAGATATCAAGGGTCGTTAGGTCACGTCCGAAGATTCTTTCCGCCGATCCGGAGAAAACCCTTTTGCCAAAGCTTGAGTTTTTCAGTTCTCTTGGGGTTTCGAAGGTGGACCTTGCAAAAACTCTGGCTTATAATCCACATCTTCTGGTAATCAGTTTGGCAAACAGGATTCTGCCCACTTATGATTTCCTTAGGAGTATCCTTTCAGAGAAAAATGTTATTGCCCTTTTCAAGCGCTACTCGCGGATTTTCATGGAAAGTCAATTCAAGAATGTGATACCAAATATTGAGCTTTTGAGAGAATCAGGTATGAGCCCACGAGGTATCTCCTTAGTGCTAACATATTGCACTCCCGTTTTGATGGTGCGTCCTGAACAACTTGGTCAGCTTGTGGCTGAGGTTAAGGAAATGGGATTCAATCTGGAAAAAACGACTTCAGTGAATGCACTTCGTGCACTGTGTGGTAAGAATAAGTTGGTATGGAATAGAAGTCGCGAAGCTTTGAAAAGGTGGGGTTGGTCTGATGACGATATTCTCTCTGCGGTCAAGAAGAATCCGCAGTGTATGATTGTGTCTGAGCAGAAGCTAATGCAAGCAATGGATCTTTTAGTGAACAAGATGGGATGGTCCTCAGAAATGATTGCCAAATACCCGGTGGTCCTCAGTTTGAGTTTGGAGAGGAGACTTATCCCGAGGTGTTCGGTAGTTAAAGTTTTGTTGTTGAAAGGTTTGATGAATGACAACTTGAATTTGGGTTCGGTGCTGAAACCTACGGATAAGCAGTTCTTGGAGATGTTTGTGAACAGATATATTGGCAAAGTACCTCGATTGTTGAGTGTGTATCAAGGAAAGGTGGATATCCAGGATGCATGA
- the LOC137748437 gene encoding transcription termination factor MTERF15, mitochondrial-like: MMQLYNLKTLRLVGSVFYCAFASKPKRFVLADPKPSKLCLPNQLLCRPITSEISETHQDFKVNYLMNTCGLSPEGAISVSKRVKLESPKKAESVLAIFRNLGLSQTQISKVVRSRPQILSADPEKILLPKLEFFISLGVSRVDLAKILAYNPHLLAVSLANRIMPTYDFLRSILSEKNVVALFKRYSQIFLETRFKNVMPNIELLRESGMRPRGISLVLTYCTPVLMVRPEQLGQLVAEIKEMGFNLEKTTSVNALCALCGKNKLVWNRCRESFKRWGWSDDDVLSAFKKNPQCMMMSEQKLMQAMDLLVNKMGWSSEMITKYPVVLGLSLERRLIPRCSVVKVLLLKGLMNDNLNLGSVLKPTDKQFLEMFVKRYLGEVPRLLSVYQGKVDIQDA; this comes from the coding sequence ATGATGCAACTCTACAATTTGAAGACCCTCCGATTGGTTGGTTCAGTATTTTATTGTGCATTTGCATCCAAACCTAAAAGATTTGTTCTTGCTGATCCAAAACCCTCGAAACTTTGTCTTCCAAATCAGTTGCTTTGCAGACCCATCACCTCAGAAATCTCAGAAACCCATCAGGATTTCAAAGTCAATTACCTCATGAACACATGTGGGTTGTCCCCAGAAGGTGCAATTTCAGTATCCAAAAGGGTGAAGCTGGAATCTCCAAAAAAGGCAGAATCTGTTTTGGCCATTTTCAGAAACCTTGGACTATCTCAAACCCAGATATCAAAGGTCGTTAGGTCACGTCCGCAGATTCTTTCCGCCGATCCGGAGAAAATCCTTTTGCCAAAGCTTGAGTTTTTCATTTCTCTCGGGGTTTCGAGGGTGGACCTTGCAAAAATTCTGGCTTATAATCCACATCTTCTGGCAGTCAGTTTGGCAAACAGGATTATGCCCACTTATGATTTCCTTAGGAGTATCCTTTCAGAGAAAAATGTTGTTGCTCTTTTCAAGCGCTACTCGCAGATTTTCCTGGAAACTCGATTCAAGAATGTGATGCCAAATATTGAGCTTTTGAGAGAATCAGGTATGAGGCCACGAGGTATCTCCTTAGTGCTAACATATTGCACTCCCGTTTTGATGGTGCGTCCTGAACAACTTGGTCAACTTGTGGCTGAGATTAAGGAAATGGGATTCAATCTGGAAAAAACGACTTCAGTGAATGCACTGTGTGCACTGTGTGGTAAGAATAAGTTGGTATGGAATAGATGTCGCGAATCTTTTAAAAGGTGGGGTTGGTCTGATGACGATGTTCTCTCTGCGTTCAAGAAGAATCCGCAGTGTATGATGATGTCTGAGCAGAAGCTAATGCAAGCAATGGATCTTTTAGTGAACAAGATGGGATGGTCCTCAGAAATGATTACCAAATACCCGGTGGTCCTCGGCTTGAGTTTGGAGAGGAGACTTATCCCAAGGTGTTCGGTAGTTAAAGTTTTGTTGTTGAAAGGTTTGATGAATGACAACTTGAATTTGGGTTCGGTGCTGAAACCTACAGATAAGCAGTTCTTGGAGATGTTTGTGAAGAGATATCTTGGCGAAGTACCTCGATTGTTGAGTGTGTACCAAGGAAAGGTGGACATCCAGGATGCATGA
- the LOC137747381 gene encoding transcription termination factor MTERF15, mitochondrial-like: protein MVLFSNFKHLRLVSSLFSYTFASKPKRFVSVDPNPSNFSLPNLLYRPFTSKISETQHHFTVNYLINSCGLSPEGAVSASKIFKLRSPENADSVLALLRNHGLSETQISKVFRSAPKILQLDPQKILLPKIEFFNSLGISREDLAKALARKPNLLVMSLRNRIRPTYDFLRSMLLSEKNVVTVIKRSSWIFVEGHRKQLVRNVGLLRELGMPQTCIAFLLTHCSSVLMLNPEKLGKLVGEVKEMGINVENTTFANALDTLCGNNKLVWNRSCEAYKKWGWSEDDVLSAFKRCPSCMIMSEQKLMQTMDFLVNKMGWSSGMIAKYPVVMNLSLERRLIPRCSVVKVLLLKGLINENFNLGSVVIPAEKQFLETFVNRYLGKVPQLLNVYQGKVDIQDA, encoded by the coding sequence ATGGTACTGTTCTCCAATTTCAAGCACCTCAGGTTGGTTTCGTCACTATTTTCTTATACATTTGCATCCAAACCCAAAAGATTTGTCTCTGTCGATCCCAACCCCTCAAACTTTTCTCTTCCAAATCTGCTTTACAGACCCTTCACATCAAAAATCTCAGAAACCCAACACCATTTCACAGTCAATTACCTCATAAACTCATGTGGGTTGTCCCCAGAAGGTGCAGTTTCAGCATCCAAGATCTTCAAGTTGCGATCTCCAGAAAATGCAGACTCTGTTTTGGCCCTTCTGAGAAACCATGGACTCTCTGAGACCCAAATCTCGAAGGTTTTCAGGTCAGCCCCAAAAATTCTTCAACTAGATCCTCAGAAAATCCTTCTGCCCAAGATTGAGTTTTTCAACTCTCTGGGAATTTCAAGGGAGGATCTTGCAAAAGCTCTGGCTCGTAAACCAAACCTCTTGGTAATGAGCTTGCGAAACCGGATTAGGCCCACTTATGATTTTCTCAGGAGTATGCTGCTTTCTGAGAAAAATGTTGTTACAGTAATCAAGCGCTCCTCGTGGATTTTTGTCGAAGGCCACCGCAAGCAATTGGTGCGGAATGTCGGGCTTTTGAGGGAACTAGGTATGCCCCAAACATGTATTGCTTTCTTGCTAACTCACTGCAGTTCTGTTTTGATGCTAAATCCTGAAAAACTTGGTAAACTTGTGGGGGAAGTTAAGGAAATGGGAATCAATGTGGAAAATACAACCTTCGCAAATGCACTAGATACATTGTGTGGTAACAATAAGTTGGTGTGGAATAGAAGTTGCGAAGCTTATAAGAAATGGGGTTGGTCTGAGGACGATGTTCTCTCTGCTTTTAAGCGGTGCCCATCTTGTATGATTATGTCGGAGCAGAAGCTAATGCAAACGATGGATTTTTTAGTGAACAAGATGGGATGGTCGTCAGGAATGATTGCCAAGTACCCTGTGGTCATGAACTTGAGTTTGGAGAGGAGACTTATCCCGAGGTGTTCGGTTGTTAAAGTTTTGTTGTTGAAAGGTTTGATAAATGAGAACTTCAATTTGGGTTCGGTGGTGATACCTGCGGAGAAGCAGTTCTTGGAGACGTTTGTGAACAGATATCTTGGCAAAGTACCTCAATTGTTGAACGTGTATCAAGGGAAGGTCGATATCCAGGATGCTTGA
- the LOC137747382 gene encoding protein LATERAL ROOT PRIMORDIUM 1-like isoform X1, with protein MTYYLKWEFIACCRSIVLKAPSISPSLPLPLEIKSKSYETMLGLRDILLIAPTPTSLHHQQHQPISSDHHTALPLPSSAALGVGLGIFPLLTATPHAPTAEGNSDTSHYWGLRKYQDPNSSKQDMLNFGNQNHGGAQQHEQVVDCHGNNDRDGAGGGKSSNMKACKDCGNRAKKGCEYRRCRTCCRGRGYHCSTHVKSTWVPASRRRERQNMVTVAVPGVGGGEGSSGSSSVAKRPRVSVPSQNASTDANVKRSLPDKVRAPAVFRCHRVTAISNGEAELAYQATVKISGHVFRGLLYDHGVDENNTLPCISQPNLESDTNQRNAGSASTPTVPPSNNACPTSTS; from the exons atGACATACTATTTGAAGTGGGAGTTCATAGCCTGTTGCAGAAGCATAGTCTTGAAAGCTCCATCcatttctccctctctccccctccctttggaaatcaaatcaaaatcctATGAAACCATGTTGGGACTCAGAGATATCCTCCTCATTGCCCCAACTCCAACTTCCTTGCACCACCAACAACATCAACCCATTTCCTCCGACCACCACACAGCCCTCCCTCTGCCTTCCTCCGCCGCTCTCGGCGTCGGCCTTGGAATCTTCCCTCTTCTCACCGCCACCCCACACGCACCAACAGCCGAGGGCAACTCTGACACTTCCCACTACTGGGGACTCAGGAAATACCAAGACCCCAACTCTTCGAAGCAGGACATGCTCAACTTTGGAAACCAAAACCATGGTGGCGCTCAGCAGCATGAACAGGTTGTGGACTGTCATGGCAATAATGACAGAGACGGCGCCGGTGGTGGCAAGAGCTCCAATATGAAGGCTTGCAAGGACTGCGGAAACAGGGCAAAGAAGGGGTGTGAGTACAGGAGGTGCAGGACTTGCTGCAGAGGACGCGGCTATCACTGCTCTACTCACGTGAAGAGCACGTGGGTACCGGCGTCCAGGCGGCGTGAGCGTCAGAATATGGTCACAGTTGCTGTTCCTGGCGTTGGCGGCGGAGAAG GTTCTTCTGGATCTTCTTCTGTTGCCAAAAGACCAAGAGTTTCTGTGCCATCACAGAATGCAAGTACAG ATGCAAATGTCAAACGCTCGTTGCCGGATAAAGTTCGTGCACCTGCAGTTTTCCGGTGCCACAGAGTCACCGCGATCAGTAACGGCGAAGCTGAGTTAGCGTATCAGGCTACGGTGAAAATAAGCGGCCATGTATTCAGGGGATTGCTGTATGATCATGGGGTTGATGAGAACAACACATTACCGTGTATTTCACAACCGAATTTGGAAAGTGATACAAACCAAAGAAATGCAGGCTCTGCTTCTACTCCAACTGTTCCTCCATCAAACAATGCCTGTCCAACCTCAACCAGCTGA
- the LOC137747382 gene encoding protein LATERAL ROOT PRIMORDIUM 1-like isoform X2 yields the protein MTYYLKWEFIACCRSIVLKAPSISPSLPLPLEIKSKSYETMLGLRDILLIAPTPTSLHHQQHQPISSDHHTALPLPSSAALGVGLGIFPLLTATPHAPTAEGNSDTSHYWGLRKYQDPNSSKQDMLNFGNQNHGGAQQHEQVVDCHGNNDRDGAGGGKSSNMKACKDCGNRAKKGCEYRRCRTCCRGRGYHCSTHVKSTWVPASRRRERQNMVTVAVPGVGGGEGSSGSSSVAKRPRVSVPSQNANANVKRSLPDKVRAPAVFRCHRVTAISNGEAELAYQATVKISGHVFRGLLYDHGVDENNTLPCISQPNLESDTNQRNAGSASTPTVPPSNNACPTSTS from the exons atGACATACTATTTGAAGTGGGAGTTCATAGCCTGTTGCAGAAGCATAGTCTTGAAAGCTCCATCcatttctccctctctccccctccctttggaaatcaaatcaaaatcctATGAAACCATGTTGGGACTCAGAGATATCCTCCTCATTGCCCCAACTCCAACTTCCTTGCACCACCAACAACATCAACCCATTTCCTCCGACCACCACACAGCCCTCCCTCTGCCTTCCTCCGCCGCTCTCGGCGTCGGCCTTGGAATCTTCCCTCTTCTCACCGCCACCCCACACGCACCAACAGCCGAGGGCAACTCTGACACTTCCCACTACTGGGGACTCAGGAAATACCAAGACCCCAACTCTTCGAAGCAGGACATGCTCAACTTTGGAAACCAAAACCATGGTGGCGCTCAGCAGCATGAACAGGTTGTGGACTGTCATGGCAATAATGACAGAGACGGCGCCGGTGGTGGCAAGAGCTCCAATATGAAGGCTTGCAAGGACTGCGGAAACAGGGCAAAGAAGGGGTGTGAGTACAGGAGGTGCAGGACTTGCTGCAGAGGACGCGGCTATCACTGCTCTACTCACGTGAAGAGCACGTGGGTACCGGCGTCCAGGCGGCGTGAGCGTCAGAATATGGTCACAGTTGCTGTTCCTGGCGTTGGCGGCGGAGAAG GTTCTTCTGGATCTTCTTCTGTTGCCAAAAGACCAAGAGTTTCTGTGCCATCACAGAATGCAA ATGCAAATGTCAAACGCTCGTTGCCGGATAAAGTTCGTGCACCTGCAGTTTTCCGGTGCCACAGAGTCACCGCGATCAGTAACGGCGAAGCTGAGTTAGCGTATCAGGCTACGGTGAAAATAAGCGGCCATGTATTCAGGGGATTGCTGTATGATCATGGGGTTGATGAGAACAACACATTACCGTGTATTTCACAACCGAATTTGGAAAGTGATACAAACCAAAGAAATGCAGGCTCTGCTTCTACTCCAACTGTTCCTCCATCAAACAATGCCTGTCCAACCTCAACCAGCTGA